ttttactgtgacggtgtcaaccacacccccatttaACTCAAAAGTAATGCTTGGGAATATGTTGCTGAGGCTTGGcgaaaagggaagactaagatagaggaatctaACGCCGCACAAGGAATAACTAGAACTGGAatagtctatacacctgaacacttgggaggttcaagtaaggatgccactgctaggcagcctatcattgagatcGGGATAGATGACCTATGGAGGGATGTACAAGCAAAAGAGTATTCTgctgttgaccatctgaacaaagtccctgctcagatatctatcttgTCACCAttacagaattcagaggcacacaataacaccttgatgaaagtactgagcgaggcttatgtatcCAATAATATCACTGGTAGAGAAATGACCAACATGGTTAATCAAGTgatggagagccataagattattttccatgaagatgagctgtcGCTCGAAGGTCTGAATTACAAttgagcattgcatattacggtacaatttgaagacaagctCATTTCCAGGGTCCTGGTTAATGGAGGTTTGagtctaaatatttgtccatttgATGCCttaaaaaggttggacaaaggtttccataaAATACGGACAAACAACATGAATGTGAATGCTTTCGATGGGTCCTACAGGGCCACGAtcagggaaatcaacctttgcttgcagatgggatcaacttggttcgacatttaattccaagtgcttgacataccagcctcatataatcttctgttgggccgaccatggatccatgctgctggagctgtgccctccacactacatcaagccgtaatattcgaatggaaccgtcaggaggtaatcatttatggagatgggagtaaacccatctacactagtcaaactatCCCGGCCAATGGACATAGaagtgtcgtgccccctttttctcgcgaaatcgagtttatgacatCTTGGTTGAGACAaatctttccttttgggaaaggggtttgcattttgaagagtatccacctaacgatttaaggtgtgttagggcacctagatggttcatttataactacgtatGGTAACCacagatagggtaagggcttgaaattatcctaaggggaaggtgtttggCACCCCTTAGGATCTACCAGTGTGGTTCCCGGCGAAACAACTTTTGTGGATTTGTATAATTTaggaaataaacaagtatggctcaaataataggggatttaagtttaagtacACAGATGTTCGAAAAACAGTTAATGAAAAGCTAGATTTTGAAAaaaattacaatctaagcatattcaTGAATGTAAAGGGGTATTCTAGGTTTGTTTATactatggatcacatcaatgcaatacccagtatgacactcctcaaagaggggatacacgtggtattaatgcaccggtcatcatatgcatatctaccctttcctatccaatgaaggtaattaaagcgagggttggtctcgacccctattgcatgttgttactcgttccttcctatcagtcccagaggaatttaggactcctatcctataaaaaaGGGGTTCTAAGCAGACCCTCAAGTTAAAAGGTAAAACCCTAAGGTGACACATAATAAACAGATATGACTTCAATTaaaggggagcatggaagacaaataaaaggctcagatatacctccacacataGTACACATAAAAAACATGACTCATAaacaattaaggtctaaattcagatcctaagtatggtatctaagtgataacagcagagtcagatttattacataactcagagaggaagtcctaatcaggcttgcctgctgattttaacatgctgacagttAAACACTAATCATAAAGATGGTTCtagttttattttaaagttgattacctaaggcttgcctagggaTAAAATAATATGTAGCAGTTATTCAGATTTGTTAATAATTCCAGGTTGTTATACCTAATAGCATGCAATTCTAAATGTTGCAAACATCCAGAGACTAATTACCAGTTTGTTTAGAACAAAAGGACTATTTATACATCTGTATTTAGACTAGTGTGATTGAATACGTGCGATCCTATAACATGATGTCTAATGTAGCATGATGCATAATAACTTAAAcaagatttctaaatgcacatcaAATTATGCACAGCTTCAAAATGGGCAGGAGTGACAGTTTTGATGTTATttacctaaagcaggatttctatgtGCGGAGCATGGTTGCAGTATGGCGAGTGCATGAATAACAAATTATGTTAACACGTTTACCCTAAGGCAGGATTTCGAAATGAAATTTCAGAAAATATTTACATGGGCAAAATCACATAATAGcagcttattttattgttattatctacCCTATAGACAAGATTTCTAAGAGTGGATGAGATGCTGAAAACAATACATATAAATCGTAaatagcatgatatctaatgcacaaCATGCTTGGCATGTTGTACCTAAACAGAGCTGCTATTGCGCATAGATAAAGTAAACCTAGGAACATGGTTTCTAGCATGGATTATACTACAACATGCAtattacccaccccttttcactaaccaactCAGAGTCGTtcacaaataattattacaggcCTTTGAATAGGAATTACAtaactgaaaataaagaaaaaaataagaagttaattATATGGAgcctacaaaatagtcccaagtCTCCAGATCCTCAATGCATAGTATTGTTTCACAACCTTTCTCATAATCCGAGTGTGTCATAGttacctaaggacctcaaggactcccgggcagtgctcacacccagatttcatagccaatatagagtaagtgcagtgtggaaaggccagcttttgtgtgtcaaagttcagagggagctcaagggtcccaaggcaatgctcacacaaaaggggcagaacttagtggtctaagagcAGAGTGAGAGTGCTCGACATAGTTTTGAAGAGTTTAAGtaagaaaacagttttgaaaaagGGTAAGTAAGaaacagttttgaaaagagaGACTTAGTTAGAATAGTTTTATGACAATGTTTAACtgatgaaaacaatttgaaggagCATGCATACCAATCTCAGAACCAAAACAAAGTTAGCATCACACCAAGGACCAAGAATAGTCTAGCAAATACAAGTAAGGGAATGGGATTGGAGGGACAAATATGGAGCATGTGAGGGTGAACATGTAGCAGGCAGGAACATATACGAGCACACAATCAGAAACTCCTACAGGCTCAGAGGATCAACGGGGACAGTAGGGTATTGGATTAGATTAACATATCAACACCAAACAACTAAGACCATGATCAAATTAACATACCAATCATGGGGATTCACATAagaaaaatgtactaagtatacAGAAACATGATGTTCATTGACAAGTAAAGCATAACTTAACATATAGAGGGAATTTAGGATCCTATTACATGTTGAACAACAAAAATAGTGAATAAAAGCATATCAGAAATACAAGGAATTGTAACAATAATAGAAACATGTTAGTTTGAGAAGTGAAATctgaattagaacataccagtgaaGTGAAGAAAGCAAAAACACAAAGCAAAAATAGGAGAGGCGcagtagttagccttggcttgtagccggctagcttagaatagtagcaagtagcacagaagagagaatagagaattttagttgagagagagagagagttgaacAGATTTTTTCGTGTCTTATGCTAATGAATGAATAaagtatatatagtttgaaagagGGCAGATGAATAAGGTAAAAATAATAATTCTGCTGTAATTATAGAAATAAACGTTAATTAGAATCAATTTAGTATACAGACTCCCTTTAATAAAGGAATCATACTCAAATGGTAAGAAACAGTGGCAgaataaggaaaggaatcaagTAAAGCTGTTTATAACACAATAAGGAAGTAGTACAAGTCTAATATAGGTATAGATCATGCAATTAAGGTCAAGTTCAGAATTCTATTTAAGgaaaatatatgcaaattagtttGACAGCGGAATTAGCCAGAGAAATAAGGCAAGAGATATTTGAAATTCCGAAAATCAGTTAGGAGATCCTCGAGTGAGGTTCTAATTACAGGGAATCAATATTTATCAAATGAAAATATCCTACATGAGCGGAGTAACATGCTATAGGCAAGGATAAACAGGAAACCAGCCTTAATTAAAGGGATATCTCAAGAATCAGTAGGGAATATCATGCAAGATCGATGAAGAACCAATCATAGGGATTCGAAGACCCACAAATAGAAAACAGTACCAATTTAGGAGAAATTAGCATAAGCTCATAAGAATAAACAGATTAAACTCATAATAGACAAAAATCAGCAACTCTAACAAGCACACATAGGGTAAAAACCATATAAATCAGGAATTCACAGAACGTTCATAAGAAATATACAGATTAATTGAACATAGCACCCAAGCCGAACTCAGAAGCTTAAGAaaacattagggttttcaacagaatAACTTGAATAAAGGAGAAGGCTCAAACAAACATTTAAATACATTGAGAGTCGTAGATTAACACAAAAAACATCAGaagaaaagcatttttttttgaaaaaggggTTAAAACCCTAGTTGAAGATAAAGAGTTACTtaagaaaaatcgaaaaaaacttttgaggaaaacaatgaaaagctcataatatacacaAATCTAAGACAGAtttaaaagaaatcgaaaaatcttaagagttacggtttcagagaacccagagaagatgagaaaaccttaaaatATTACCGGTTTTAGCCagaaaagtcatagatcttactcgaatgGCCGGAGGTGGTTGGAAAATGGTATGAAGGACCATGGGTAGGAGTTGAACCGCTCCAAGTTCAACTGAGGACATCAGGGTAGTGTCAAACCGGCGTAGGGTGAAGCAGAGActaggagatgatgagaggccatggtttccggcgagggaagtggccggagaaggtggatagggtccatcggagaggaggggagaagagaaggttctagagagaaccagtgATAGAGAGACCATTTGAGAGAGAATGATAGGGGTGGGGGAGGGGGAATGAGAGACGAGGGTAGTCATTAGGGGGTTAAATTAGGAAGGGGTTGATGTGGACCGTTGATTCAAAATAATCAACGACTCAGATGGAATGGGGATTGGGCCGGGTAGGATAGGGTATTAGGCTTGGGGTCTGGTGGGTTATTTAATTTGGACCAGGTTTAGttaggctataatttaaataagaaTGGCTAATTGTTAAATCCCatcaaaattagataaataattaataaaaatagctaataattagataaaatgaaattaaatatAAATAGGTGAAATTGaggtaattaactaatatttaaaatataaaattactaattattgaattaaaatagcataaaatGTACAATTAGTctataattgcaaaattgttataattatagccaaacaatgccaaattggctaatttgtgaaataattaaatcctaataggattaaaaatgatatattgagctaagaaatactttgaaattacttgtaatataattatgaataattattggatataaagtactgaataaattagaaaaaaaatgataataatatggaaaattatggaaaaataccaattgctataaaaagtgattttgaaggtatatatgcaaatttaaaaatagtttaaggaaaaattgagtatcaataGTTGTACCTCTTTACcctggaaggatgaaagagttatcagataaagatatgatggtcaattttgaccgagcgaaacggtttgaagagaTTTAGGTTGCACCCTggtttttgagttgcctacatatccctggttttataagaatcaggccgtatgtagttcaggagtCATCGGCGAAGTATATCAATGAAGTTTTACAAGAACAGACGCAATGTATGGGGTTGGGTGAACAAATGACTTACGAGAATGGTTAGGAGAACTGGAGCAGGACCGCTTCTGCCGGGATGATCGTTGCTTGCCGGATTACCTACAAATAAAagatacaagcatatattgcataatttaaacatgatgcaaattcccgtcggaccatgaatgttgtctttggacggttaggaatgacgtcctcagactatgGTGTcctgggcattgggttttttaatgcaggattcgcaggccatgaaatgatgttctcgggctataaaaatggtgcctccgaaccatgacacctttgaataatgatatgcaaaagattgaaagagatcctcaggccatgacatggtgttctcgggcgaTGAAGATGGTGTCTCCGAATGATAACGCCTTTGGacgagttggcgatatttcagcccatgaaggatgcagtagtatgatgcggtCAAGACAGAGctcagtcttgcgaattgaagggcagagcttagcccgtaagaaaagtgAGATAAATAGTGCCTGAGATAgagcttagtttcgaagaaaattggaggcagagcttagcctcgaaaggcagaaaagtagccttatgcaaagatgcaaatgcagatggaggtagagcttaactcggaaggcaaaatagtagccttatgcaagaatgcagatggagagagtgcttagtctcaaaaggcagaatggtggccttatgcaaattggaaggcagaatagtagccttatgcaatacaaatacagatggagacatcgtttagtctcagaaggaagaatagtagccttatgcaaattggaagatagaatagtagccttatgcaatgcaaatacagatggagacagcgtttagtctcggaaggcagaatagtagtcttatgcaaattggaaggcagaatagtagccttatgcaatgcaaatgcagatggagatcaTTTAGTCTcgtaaggcagaatggtagccttatgcaagaaataaattaacaaatgacagtagagttttcttagctgatagcagattgaggcattgtgattactgggagcattatGACTACGGAGCATTActtgtgtgtgctgatagcaaatgttggcaagtgcaacggttctgagaatcgtatttttgaacaatgtttgtccccTAGGCGTACAGTGTGTTTAAggatttcgcaatcctagtgcctgcatccaaagaaaaatcatgagttttgtaagggagaggttagttcgtatccccgctggctttgcttgactcgttcgactttgatctggtgataccatctgtatcattggggtagcattgctaaagaAAGTTGTTTCAAtaatagacatgcatgatttggtaaaagtatgacataaatgtataactaaaaatagcttttagatgacaCGACGACGGtgacgtagttcaggacattgcaacctctcctgctatggaattttgaaggtcctcctcaaaattctgccctagtttgatgggttgacatttctaactgttgctcgtgcggcgataggctgaaattactttggaattttgagggtcatccttataattctaccctagtttccaattgtgggggaaatgaaattttattgaattgtgactgaacccataggtccctcttaaacaggaatcaggtcaggcgtagttcaatttacattatataaggaaagcataaagattacacataataACGCCtgactgcatctgagttgatTGGCTTTGGCCACACTTCTCCgttcatttctgcaagtatgagggctcttcctgtcaaaacccggtgaaccatgtatggaccctgccagttgggagagaactttcctttggcttcatcttgatgtagaAAATTTTTCTTcaacactagctgccccggtgtgaactctcttggcttgactcttttgttgaaggctttggacattctgttttgatatAGTTGACCAtgacagactgcattcattctctttctgtctataaggtctagttgctcataacgactttttactcACTCTGCGTCGCCaagctcaacttcttgtatgaaccttagggaaggaatttctacctcagcaggaatgacagcctctgtaccgtaaaccagcatatagggggttgcccgaTTTATGTGCGGGCTGTGGTGCGATACCCAAAtagagaaaatgataacttctcgtgccactgtctatgcttctctatcattttcctcaatatcttcttgatattcttattggcagcttctacagctccattcatctaaggtctgtaggctgtggaattcttgtgtttaattttgaaagttttgcacatagctttcatcaagtcgctgttgaggttggagccattaatagtaatgattgactctagaattccgaatcgacaaacaatgcggttgtggacaaagtctgccacgaatttcttagtcactactttgtaagatgctgcttcgacccatttggtgaaacaatcgatggctactaggatgaacctgtgtcCGTTAGAAGCGGcatgctcgattggtccaataacgtccattccccaggtggcgaacgaccatggtgagcttgttgcgtTAAGCTCATTTAGAGATACCTTTATAATGTCTACATGTATCTGATaacggtggcattttcggacatactggatatagtccatttccatagttatccaaaagtaaccggcctggagtatcttctttgctaagacaaaaccgtttatatgtggactgcaggtcccagcataaatttcctctagtagcttggatgctttctttgcatcgacacatcttaattaTCCTAAATCAGGATTCCTTTTATACAGTATTCCTCCAccgtgaaagaagttgttggacaatctccgaagtgtgcgtttttgagtaggatttgcaagctctgggtattctctttttgccaaatattccttgatatcatgaaaccaaggctttccgtttgcttcttcttcaacatgggcacaataagctagttgattatggattttcaccgaaatgggatcaatgaaattcttgtttggatgctgtatcatagatgatagagtagccaatgcatcgacgaactcattctggattctaggaacatgttggaattccatcttcgtgaacctctttctcaattcatgtACGTGGTGcagatatgggagtatcttggaaTTATTGGTTGCCCATTCTcatcgtacctgatgtataagtaagtctgaatctccaatcactagcagctcttgaacgttcatgtcagtggccattttgagtcctaagatgcaggcttcatactcggccatattgttggtgcaggggaacttgagtttggcagacaccggataatgctgaccagtttttGATATTAGGACTACTCcaatgccaactcctttgaagttcgctgctccatcgaagaacattctccaaccgtcataggattccgcaatgtcttctcctatgaatgatttctcttcatcaggaaaatacgttttcaggggttcgtattctccatccacggggttttcaacAAGGTGGTCTACCAttgcctgtcccttgaccgctttctgagttacgtaaacaatgtcgaactcactcaataggatttgccacttggatagcttgctagtgggcatgggcttctgaaagatatacttcaagagatccattctcgatatgagatatgtagtataggcacaaaagtaatgtctcagcttttgcgctacccaagtcaaagcaacaggtgcgttccaatagagaataccgggcctcgtacggggtgaacttcttgctgagataataaatggcttggtCCTTCCTTTATGTTTCATcgtgctgccccagaacgcagccgaaagctccatctaacactacaaggtggagtaataagggtctacctggctcaggcgggactaagactagtggtgttgataggtattccttgattttgtcgaagacCTTTTGTCAATCATTGGTCCATTTAGTGGCGGCGTACTTCTTTAACATTTTGACGATCGACTCActgataactgtagattgtgctatgaatcgactgatgtagttaagccttcccaagaaactcatcacatctttttttttccttggcggtggtaattcttgaatggctttgaccatcgatggatctagttctattcctcggcggatcacaataaacccaagcaatttcccaacaggaaccccaaatgcacacttcgcAGGGTTTAATTTCAGGTTGTATTTTcatagtctattgaagaacttcttcagatcttctatgtggtcagtggccttcttggacttgataataacatcatccacatatacctcgatctccttgtgtatcatatcatggaagatggtagtcacggccctcatataggtggcccctgcattcttcaggccgaatgacatcatcttatAACAATACACTCCCCACGGTggaatgaaagccgttttctcagcatcttcctcatccatccagatctgatgataaccaacgaagcaatctacaaataactgtaactcatgcttggagcaattatcaatcaggatgtgtttatttggcaaagggaagtcgtctttcggactagcCCGGTTGAGATCTCGGTAGTCGATACAGACTCTGACTTTTCCATCcctctttggcactggcacaatgttggctaaccacatcgggtattctactaccctgtgAACCTTAGCATttatctgcttggtgacttctttcttgattttcaagcttgtatcaggcttgaacttcttgagcttttgctttatcggtggacacattggattggttggaaatttgtgagccacaatagacgtactcagaccagtcatgtcatcatacgaccaggcaaatatgtcctcatactcctttataAATTCTATGTATTTTTCCTTCTCTAGCCTTGACATTTTCTGAATCTCCCTGGTTGACAATTTcgatctcgtccaggttggacttaggtctgttctcaaaattctcaacttctttgataatcttgtcaggtatgtcatcttcctctaaatcaatgtccgtttgttgcgttgtctcattgcatgtcacaatcattggttcataaagacaagtaatagtaatgttttataggtaaagtaatgagagaaaacaatagcaataaatattgattcataagaaaaatcaaaaatgcttttgataaattgaattattgttttgaacatcgaagatcttattgcgggagtTGAAaagtgcgaaaagaaaatcatttagtaaataaaacagtgaatgatgcttgttttagccttgctacctcgaggctcgttgggctttggttgtcctgatggtccaattcttgataTGTGCCCCTTTGCTCACAACTTGTATGGAAGGGCATtcccccctcctcctcgagaataacgcaATAGTTCATATCACCGTCCTTTAAAAACAAGTTCCTCACTACTGCAAGTGCTTTTTCTTCATCTGACCTataaataatgtcggcctgttggaaggtctactccagatgcggtattggctgctctagtgggtagtaaggaacgagccatggtggcgaccaactattgaattcttcccaggtgtattcatatcccaaacagaaggtagtgccatgtttcttgagtttcacgagtttagagattccttggaggttcttgccgagccctttgtcAGGCTCGTACCCACTCTAACTCAGTATACtttcgattttgctatcccaccatttgtctttgtcgatagcattgacccattcaatgtggtggtaagcttctccacccagcttccttcttccctcgatcgccggaatagtctggcgactgtatatagggttgctaccatcgccgtgaatgatcacttcctggtgattccattcgaactttattGCCTGATGCAACGCTGACTCGACGGccccagcagcatggatccatggccgtcccagcagcaagttgtaagacacTGGTACATCTAGTACCTAGAAAttgacctcgaaccaggttggtcccatctacaggcatagactaatctcaccaatggtggacctctgagaaccatcgaaagctttcatattgattgctccatcctttatctcatgcagccctttacctAACTTCTTGAGCGTTATtagcggacaaatgttaagactggaccCTCAATCAATTTTCTGGTGATGGAAtgatcttcgcattgcacggtgatatgcAATGCTTTGTTATGACCCatcccttcaggtggtagctcgtcctcatgaaaggtgatcgtatggctttccaacacttgtcctacgATATTAGCCATTTCCCTGCTAGTGATGTTATTTGGTACGTACGCTTTATTCAGCACCTTTAccaaagcattcttgtgcatctcagaattttgcagcaaagagagaatggatatttgtgctggcatcttgttcaactggtcgatgaccgaatactcCTTGGCCTGTACTTTCCTCTAAAGGTCATCCAGACCTATCTCAATGAGGAGTGGCCGATTGGAAGcgtgcttgcttgattcagctaaaTGTTtaggggtataaactctaccagttcttgtcataccctgtgctgcgatAGTTTTTTCAGTCCtgaccttgcccttccttctcgcctcggctgtatagtcccagggcaCAACATTTGTATAAAAGGATGGCATGGTTGACATCGCAACGgggatcggcgtggctatcctCACTTTaaatggaacatgtgccttgggtggcaagactgcaacctcaaatggtgcgggtgcatttgccgaagacacgaattcaacctcaattagtATCGGTGTCTTTGCGGGTggcgctgcttcaaactcaagaggtatagacatattcacctcagcatcctcagacGGTTGGATCTAGACTATGAtaggattgagagtaattgtcgatttctttgggtcatcaccttctgcgatcaacccgattgatccctcgggatcccagtcatcttcaacttcaatcatgtggatacctccacccttatgatTTGGTAGAGGGTTGTTCTAGACGTTTGgagtgggttcctttgccacaatgatcttgttatcaatcaaagactgtatcttgtctttcaaagagcggcattcatcgatggtgtgccctttaaTGCCTAGTGGTACgcacaggacttgtttgggttaacccgtTGAGAAGTATTCTCAGGTGTTGCAGTAGGGATGTGGgtaacataaccagcagctttgagcttCTCATACAActagtcgatgggttcagcaatggcagtatattattttggaggtctgcaaTCAAAATTAgatcgaggtctagggaagttttgtcGTGCAGGGGGTTATTGATAATGAGATGGTTGAGAATAATAAGTGTGGTAGACAGGAGCGGGTTGGGgagtatctaggtgaagtaggttgatatgtaggaggtggagatgattgataagttGGTAGCGAAGCTTGGCATGAgagtgagggtgcttggtaatttggggttggctggtatgtgagtggaggtgtta
This sequence is a window from Nicotiana sylvestris chromosome 3, ASM39365v2, whole genome shotgun sequence. Protein-coding genes within it:
- the LOC138887858 gene encoding uncharacterized protein, producing the protein MLVYGTEAVIPAEVEIPSLRFIQEVELGDAEMSKAFNKRVKPREFTPGQLVLKKNFLHQDEAKGKFSPNWQGPYMVHRVLTGRALILAEMNGEVWPKPINSDAVRRYYV